GGTACACACGACCATTGCCCGCGACCTGTGCTACCGGACCATTTGGGGCGTACAGGAGCAAGTGCCTGGCCGCGCCGCCTTCGGACCGATGTCGAAACTGTTTTCCACTGAACAATACCAGCGTGATGCCCTCGACTTGATGGACCTCTGCGCACCCGACACCCTGCTGCAATCAAACACCGGGCTAGGGCATGTGGAGCTGGGTTATCGGCAGTCGATCGGCATGACGATCTACGGCGGTACCAGCGAGATCCATCGCAGCCTGATTGCCGAACAGGCACTCGGCATGCCGCGCTCCAGGACCTGAGGATCCACAGATGCCGCGCTTGCAGCTTGAGCTTCCGGAAGAATCTTTCTGCTTCAGCACAACGTTCAGGGTGCGCATGAGCGAAATCAATGCTGGAAATCACGTGGGCAACGACAGGCTGATTTCCTTGATTTCGGATGCGCGTACGCTGTTCCTGTGCCACTACGGCATGCCACCCGAGGATGTCGCTAACAGTCGCCACGGTACGCTGATCACCGATCTGGCAACCATTTACAAGGCGCCCGCTTATTTCAATGATCAATTGCTTATAGAAGTGGGGGTGACGGACCTGAACACCTATGGAGGGGATTTTATCTATCGCATTACACGCAAGCACGACGCGCGCGTGATTGCACTGGCAAAGAATGGCTTCGTTTTCTTCGATTTTGTCGCTTCGAAAGTCGTGGAAGTACCTACTGAGTTCAAGGAGCGCTTCAGTACTCACTTACAACATTGACCCCTACTACAGCGAGGTCGCAGGTCTGTGCAACCTGCGACCTCGCCATTTTCAAACCCCTCTGAAATTGGGTGGGCGCTTGCCCATGAACGCCTCGACTGCTTCGCGATGGTCCTGGGTCAGGTACAACGCCGCCTGGTTATCCATCTCGTAGCCCAGCGCCTCATCAAGAGTGCCCATGCCACGAGACAATGCAGAGCGTACCAGCGCCACAGAAAGCGGCGCGTGAGCAGTAAAGCTTTGCGCCAGGCTGACTGCCGTAGGCAACAAATCATCGTCTTCGGACACCAGAGTATCGATTATCCCTAGCTTCAATCCTTCCTCGGCTTCGACCACCGCTGCGCTATAGAACAACCGTCGCGCCTGCGCCACACCAATGCGCTGTGGAAGACTCCAGAGCAATCCAAGGTCCGGAACCAACCCTACCTTGGCAAAGGAAGAAACGAACTTGGCGCTTGGCGCTGCCACGACATAGTCGGCTGCGGCGGCCAATGAAAACCCGGCGCCCGCGGCATAACCTTGCACCGCGGCGATCACCGGTTTGTTGCCAGAAACCATCGCCTTGACCACCCGGTGCCCGAGCACCATCCGTCCACGACCGACGGGTAGCGGACGCTCGGCCGACATGCCGGAAACATCGCCACCGGAACAAAAATGCCCATTGGCGCCGTTGATCACAATGGCCCGGCACTCGACGTCTTCGTTAAGTGCCTCGAGACAATCGGCGAGAACAGTGAGCAAATCACGGGACAAGGCGTTTCGAGTCTTGGCATTGTTCAACGTCACAACCGCCACGGTACCGTGGCGTTCCAGCAAAACCAGGTCATTCATAGTTGGCTCCATTGGCAAGAAGGCCGCGCAATAGCGCGATCAGCGCGAGAGGCTGGTCGATCATCATGTGATGGTGGGCACCGGGTATTCCGAACGGACCGCGCCCATCGGGAAGGTCCGCCACGATGCGCTCGGCCATGACCCTGGACACGATCGCGCTGTGCTCGCCATAGACGAAATCCACCGGTCGGTTGACCCTGGGCAGCAAGCTCGCTGCCAACTCCTCCTGCGCGACCCCGGAGGGCATCATCGGGTCGAACTTCCAGCACAGGCCCTGTTCATGCTCGGCCAATGAATGCCGGGCGATGTGATCGACGATGTACGGCAAGGCAACAGGCTGCTCCGGCAACAGGCGATAACGCCCCAGCGCCGTCGCCTGGTCCGGGTAAAAACGTCGTGGTGCAGGCTTGACTGGATCGAAAGGCGGGATGTCCTCGGGATAAACCACCAGGGCATCGAGAATGATCAACCGCTGGAAGAGATCAGGGCGGTCGGCACAGGCACGCAGCACCCGCGCTCCCCCGTAGCTGTGACCTACGGCAATGACCGGCCCCAGTCCAGCCTGTTCGATAAAGCCGACGATATCGGCCGCCGCGATCTGAAACGGGTAATCCGAACGATGACCGCTGTCCCCCATCCCGGACAGATCGAGGGCGACAACCCGATAGTGTTCGGCGAAGAACGGCGCTATGCAGTCCCACCAATGGGCATGCGCACGCAGACCATGCACAAACAGCAGCACCGGCTTGTCAGCATTGAGTGGCGACCAGCTCAGGTAATGAAGCGAGATACCCTCGACGCTGACGCGATGTGATTGTCCCGCCTGGGCGATAGCCCGGCTAAACCAGCTGGGCACCTCCTGGGCGCGGCGACCTAAGGCAGCCTGGGCGAAAGAGGCGCTCAGCATGATCGATCAACGCTGATTGAATTTAGGTGTGCGCTTCTCACGGAAGGCCGCAATGGCCTCGACATGATCCTTGCTCGCCGAGGAAACGTTTTCGTAAGCCATACCCACGTCCATCATGCTCGCCGCCATCTGGCGCAGCGGTACGTTGATGGTCGATTTGCTCCAGCGCAGAGACTGTACCGGCATGGCAGCGAGTTTATCGGCGTAGGCGTCGACGTAGGCATCCAGTTCGGCAGCTGGCATGGCGGCGTTGACCATACCAAACTCGACGCCCTGTTTAGCGGTGAACTTCTCACCCGTGAACAGGTAGTGCTTGGCGCGGGCATAGCCCATCAGGTACGGCCACATGATCTGCCCACCGTCGCCGCTGATCAGACCGACGTTGTTGTGCGGATCGCCAAAGCGTGCGGTCTCGGCGGCGAAGACCACATCGCAGAACACTGCAACGGTAGCGCCCAGGCCAATCGCATCGCCGTTGACCTTGGCAATGATCGGCTTGTCGCACTCCAGCATGCCGTTGACGATGCGCTTGGCTTCGCGAACGCAACGATAGAACTCGGTCGGGTTGTCATGCAGCCATTGCATGTACTCGATATCGCCACCGGCACTGAAGGCACGGCCCGCGCCGGAGACAACAATGATGTCGCTTTCAGTATCTTCAACCAAGTCGTAGAACAACCAGGACAGCTCGGTGTGCGACACGCCGGCGAAGCTGTTGAGCTTTTCTGGCTGGTTGAAAGTCACGTTCAGAACACGGCCACGACGTTCGAAAGCAATCGTCTTATAGTCAGCGAAATTCATCATCACCCTCCAAGGGCCTTTTGTTGTTAAACTCATCGAAAGCTGACATTTGGTCAGTTATGTGTAGAATGTATAGCACCAGAATCAGTGACGCAAGCCCAAAAAAGCCAAGAAAAATACAATAACCAACTGACATTCATTTTTAGGAGCTTCCCATGCGGATATTTGCGGCAACTTCGCGCTATGTTCAGGGCAATGCGGCACTCGATGAATTGGGCCGCCATTGCGCAGTGCTGGGCAGGAGTGCCCTGGTGATCACCGACGCCGACATGGCCCGGTTGCTGGGCGACCGCGTGCTGGCGAGCTTCAAGGCAGCCGACGTTGCTTGTGCCCTTGAAGTTTTTCCGGGGGAGATCACCCATGCCGCCATTACCGCTCTGGCTCAGGACAGTTTGCGGTTCGGTGCCGACATGGTGGTGGGTCTGGGTGGCGGCAAGGCTCTGG
This genomic interval from Pseudomonas putida contains the following:
- a CDS encoding acyl-CoA thioesterase, with translation MPRLQLELPEESFCFSTTFRVRMSEINAGNHVGNDRLISLISDARTLFLCHYGMPPEDVANSRHGTLITDLATIYKAPAYFNDQLLIEVGVTDLNTYGGDFIYRITRKHDARVIALAKNGFVFFDFVASKVVEVPTEFKERFSTHLQH
- a CDS encoding enoyl-CoA hydratase/isomerase family protein, translated to MNDLVLLERHGTVAVVTLNNAKTRNALSRDLLTVLADCLEALNEDVECRAIVINGANGHFCSGGDVSGMSAERPLPVGRGRMVLGHRVVKAMVSGNKPVIAAVQGYAAGAGFSLAAAADYVVAAPSAKFVSSFAKVGLVPDLGLLWSLPQRIGVAQARRLFYSAAVVEAEEGLKLGIIDTLVSEDDDLLPTAVSLAQSFTAHAPLSVALVRSALSRGMGTLDEALGYEMDNQAALYLTQDHREAVEAFMGKRPPNFRGV
- a CDS encoding alpha/beta fold hydrolase, which encodes MLSASFAQAALGRRAQEVPSWFSRAIAQAGQSHRVSVEGISLHYLSWSPLNADKPVLLFVHGLRAHAHWWDCIAPFFAEHYRVVALDLSGMGDSGHRSDYPFQIAAADIVGFIEQAGLGPVIAVGHSYGGARVLRACADRPDLFQRLIILDALVVYPEDIPPFDPVKPAPRRFYPDQATALGRYRLLPEQPVALPYIVDHIARHSLAEHEQGLCWKFDPMMPSGVAQEELAASLLPRVNRPVDFVYGEHSAIVSRVMAERIVADLPDGRGPFGIPGAHHHMMIDQPLALIALLRGLLANGANYE
- a CDS encoding enoyl-CoA hydratase/isomerase family protein — protein: MNFADYKTIAFERRGRVLNVTFNQPEKLNSFAGVSHTELSWLFYDLVEDTESDIIVVSGAGRAFSAGGDIEYMQWLHDNPTEFYRCVREAKRIVNGMLECDKPIIAKVNGDAIGLGATVAVFCDVVFAAETARFGDPHNNVGLISGDGGQIMWPYLMGYARAKHYLFTGEKFTAKQGVEFGMVNAAMPAAELDAYVDAYADKLAAMPVQSLRWSKSTINVPLRQMAASMMDVGMAYENVSSASKDHVEAIAAFREKRTPKFNQR